Proteins from a single region of Segatella copri:
- a CDS encoding Panacea domain-containing protein, whose product MKTIDQILKIKAVVLYILKAFPEGVDYIHLFKVMYFAQQDQLKEYGLPIIYDTFVARKHGPVPALTYKVLRGIEGKADLSTPELKDFADSLNIAISQDGHQLVLASKNAECDMDELSVADVKMLDKWIEKCKDVESFDLSDKSHEDRAWKRAKRQADKTGEDSKITMYDMAAAAGASKDMLCVIRDRQSVQKALSWI is encoded by the coding sequence ATGAAGACAATAGATCAGATTTTGAAAATAAAGGCAGTAGTGCTTTACATTCTGAAAGCATTCCCAGAAGGAGTTGATTATATTCATCTCTTTAAGGTTATGTATTTTGCGCAGCAAGATCAGTTAAAGGAATATGGATTGCCAATCATTTACGATACCTTTGTTGCAAGAAAGCATGGTCCAGTACCTGCTTTAACCTATAAGGTGTTGCGTGGTATTGAAGGCAAGGCAGACCTTTCTACGCCAGAATTAAAGGATTTTGCAGATTCATTGAATATAGCCATCTCTCAGGATGGTCATCAACTTGTTCTAGCTTCCAAGAATGCGGAATGCGATATGGATGAACTATCTGTAGCTGATGTGAAGATGTTGGATAAATGGATTGAAAAGTGCAAGGATGTAGAATCCTTTGACCTATCTGATAAGTCCCATGAAGACAGAGCTTGGAAACGTGCAAAACGTCAGGCTGACAAGACAGGTGAGGACTCCAAGATAACCATGTATGATATGGCAGCTGCGGCAGGAGCAAGCAAAGACATGCTATGCGTAATTCGTGACCGCCAATCAGTTCAAAAAGCATTATCATGGATTTAA